From Streptomyces sp. NBC_01754, a single genomic window includes:
- a CDS encoding rod shape-determining protein, whose product MTVSLDQLRRCHLAVDLGAARTRVYIKGLGLVVDEPSVAAVNTRTGSLIAVGTLAEQMTGRTPGYIRVARPVSGGTVVDIDMARRMLRHLLGEKLSRQLRRKPRLRAAACTPHESDPLAQRATVETLVGLGARRVELVDTLIAAAVGSGMPVEQPTATMIMVCGAATTQIAVLSLGSIVTAVRVPIGGEAIDHTVIQYLRQHHQLMLPSQSVRPLQLALSDGGLTPGGPTVTEIHGRDVATGLARTVQVDTAAVRQAINAPLTAVLDGLGKVLRDCPPDLVADIADCGITMVGGSALLPGLDQMLRDATGVPVNIAERPDVCAVLGLGAMLDGKIQPLVLDPLAG is encoded by the coding sequence GTGACCGTCAGCCTCGATCAGTTGCGCCGCTGCCACCTCGCCGTCGACCTCGGGGCCGCCAGGACCCGGGTGTACATCAAGGGACTGGGCCTCGTCGTCGACGAACCCAGCGTCGCCGCCGTGAACACGCGCACCGGCTCGCTCATCGCCGTCGGGACGCTGGCCGAGCAGATGACCGGCCGGACGCCCGGCTACATCCGGGTGGCCCGCCCGGTCTCCGGCGGGACGGTCGTGGACATCGACATGGCCCGGCGCATGCTGCGCCACCTCCTCGGCGAGAAGCTCAGCCGCCAGCTGCGCCGCAAGCCCCGGCTGCGCGCCGCCGCCTGCACCCCGCACGAGAGCGACCCGCTCGCCCAGCGCGCCACCGTCGAGACCCTCGTCGGGCTCGGGGCACGCCGGGTGGAGCTGGTGGACACCCTGATCGCGGCAGCCGTCGGCAGCGGGATGCCGGTGGAGCAGCCCACCGCGACCATGATCATGGTGTGCGGAGCGGCCACCACCCAGATCGCGGTGCTCTCGCTGGGCTCGATCGTGACGGCGGTCCGCGTCCCGATCGGCGGTGAGGCCATCGATCACACGGTGATCCAGTACCTGCGCCAGCACCACCAGCTGATGCTGCCGAGCCAGTCCGTGCGCCCGCTCCAGCTGGCCCTCAGCGACGGCGGCCTGACACCCGGCGGCCCCACCGTCACCGAGATCCACGGCCGTGACGTGGCCACCGGGCTGGCCCGTACCGTCCAGGTCGACACCGCCGCCGTACGGCAGGCGATCAACGCGCCGCTCACCGCGGTACTGGACGGGCTGGGCAAGGTACTGCGCGACTGCCCGCCCGACCTGGTGGCCGACATCGCCGACTGCGGGATCACGATGGTCGGCGGCAGCGCCCTGCTCCCCGGCCTCGACCAGATGCTGCGCGACGCGACCGGCGTCCCGGTCAACATCGCCGAGCGGCCCGACGTCTGCGCGGTGCTCGGGCTGGGGGCCATGCTGGACGGCAAGATCCAGCCGCTGGTCCTCGACCCGCTCGCCGGCTGA
- a CDS encoding organic hydroperoxide resistance protein — MTIQSIDVAYTAVATAENGRDGRVATDDGRLDVVVNPPKEMGGSGAGTNPEQLFAAGYSACFQGALGVVARKEKVDITGSRVTASVSIGKTEAGGFGLEVAISASLPGVDPETARSLVEKAHQVCPYSNATRGNIAVDLSVG; from the coding sequence ATGACCATCCAGAGCATCGACGTCGCCTACACCGCCGTCGCCACCGCGGAGAACGGCCGTGACGGCCGCGTCGCCACCGACGACGGCAGGCTGGACGTCGTGGTCAACCCGCCGAAGGAGATGGGCGGCAGCGGTGCCGGCACCAACCCCGAGCAGCTCTTCGCGGCGGGGTACAGCGCCTGCTTCCAGGGTGCGCTCGGCGTGGTCGCCCGCAAGGAGAAGGTGGACATCACCGGCTCCAGGGTGACCGCGTCCGTCTCCATCGGCAAGACCGAGGCCGGCGGTTTCGGCCTGGAGGTGGCGATCAGCGCATCCCTCCCGGGCGTCGACCCGGAGACCGCGCGGTCGCTGGTGGAGAAGGCGCACCAGGTGTGCCCGTACTCGAACGCCACCCGCGGGAACATCGCGGTGGACCTGTCGGTCGGCTGA
- the mmsB gene encoding multiple monosaccharide ABC transporter permease, which translates to MSTATTETPGEPGPSSTSSTRALLLDAARRNMRGYGMLIALALIVALFGIWTDGVLLRPNNVTNLVLQNSYILVLAIGMMIVIIAGHIDLSVGSLAAFVSAACAVMMVQHDVPWVLALVLALLLGALAGAWQGFWIAYVGIPSFIVTLAGMLLFRGGTQILLGSRSLGPFPEGFQKISTGYLPEIGPDTNYHNLTLLLGFVVLAVALLQEVRDRNRQKEYALEVLPRSLFLTKCAAVAAAVLAFTLTLASYRGVPVVLLLLAVLLIGFGYVMRNAVIGRHVYALGGNQAAAKLSGVKDKRVTFLVFVNMGVLAALAGVVYAARLNAGVPQAGTNFELEAIAAAFIGGASMSGGVGTVFGAVIGGLVLGVLNNGMSLVGIGTDYQQVIKGFVLLAAVGFDVWNKRKVGS; encoded by the coding sequence ATGTCCACGGCCACCACCGAAACGCCCGGGGAGCCCGGGCCCTCGTCCACCTCGTCCACCCGCGCCCTGCTCCTGGACGCGGCCCGCCGCAACATGCGCGGGTACGGCATGCTCATCGCGCTCGCCCTGATCGTGGCGCTGTTCGGGATCTGGACCGACGGCGTGCTGCTCAGGCCGAACAACGTCACCAACCTGGTCCTCCAGAACAGCTACATCCTGGTCCTGGCGATCGGCATGATGATCGTCATCATCGCCGGTCACATCGACCTCTCGGTCGGTTCGCTGGCCGCCTTCGTCTCGGCGGCCTGCGCCGTGATGATGGTCCAGCACGACGTGCCCTGGGTGCTCGCCCTGGTGCTCGCCCTGCTCCTGGGGGCGCTCGCGGGCGCGTGGCAGGGGTTCTGGATCGCGTACGTCGGCATCCCGTCGTTCATCGTGACGCTCGCCGGGATGCTGCTCTTCCGCGGCGGCACCCAGATCCTGCTGGGCAGCCGCTCGCTGGGGCCGTTCCCCGAGGGCTTCCAGAAGATATCCACCGGCTATCTGCCGGAGATCGGCCCCGACACCAACTACCACAACCTGACGCTGCTGCTGGGGTTCGTGGTGCTGGCGGTGGCGCTGCTCCAGGAGGTCCGCGACCGCAACCGGCAGAAGGAGTACGCCCTCGAGGTTCTGCCCCGCTCCCTCTTCCTCACCAAGTGCGCGGCCGTCGCCGCCGCCGTCCTCGCGTTCACGCTGACCCTGGCCAGCTATCGCGGTGTCCCGGTGGTACTGCTGCTCCTGGCGGTGCTGCTGATCGGCTTCGGCTACGTGATGCGCAACGCGGTCATCGGCCGCCATGTGTACGCGCTCGGCGGCAACCAGGCGGCGGCGAAGCTCTCCGGCGTCAAGGACAAGCGGGTCACCTTCCTGGTCTTCGTGAACATGGGCGTGCTCGCCGCGCTGGCCGGGGTGGTCTACGCGGCCCGGCTCAACGCCGGCGTCCCCCAGGCCGGCACCAACTTCGAACTGGAGGCCATCGCCGCGGCGTTCATCGGCGGCGCGTCGATGAGCGGCGGCGTCGGCACCGTCTTCGGCGCGGTCATCGGCGGTCTGGTCCTGGGCGTCCTGAACAACGGCATGTCCCTGGTCGGCATCGGCACCGACTACCAGCAGGTCATCAAGGGCTTCGTCCTGCTGGCCGCGGTCGGCTTCGACGTCTGGAACAAACGCAAGGTCGGCTCCTGA
- the mmsA gene encoding multiple monosaccharide ABC transporter ATP-binding protein has translation MRSIVKTFPGVKALSDVSLTVAEGEVHAVCGENGAGKSTLMKVLSGVHPYGSYTGEIVFRGEPCAFRDIRASEARGIVIIHQELALVPYLSIAENLFLGNEHARRGVIDWNETLKHAAALLRRVGLDERPQTRVADLGVGKQQLVEIAKALAKKVRLLILDEPTAALNDADSDRLIRLIKELKGQGITSIIISHKLGEIAEVADSVTVIRDGRTVETLDVAAESTTEDRIIRGMVGRDLDHRFPQRTAYTGEPGAHPALEIRGWTVHHPIDQHRKVVDGVTVEVRRGEIVGLAGLMGAGRTELAMSVFGRSYGRDISGTVLKDGREIRTRTVPEAIGHGIAYVTEDRKRYGLNLIDTIGRNITLSALGRVGRRGIVDEHEETRVAESYRKSMNIKAPTVFEQAGRLSGGNQQKVVLSKWIFAGPDVLILDEPTRGIDVGAKYEIYTVIDELAAEGRAVLLISSELPELLGMCDRVYTMAAGRLTGEVPRAEATQEVLMRHMTRDKR, from the coding sequence ATGCGGTCCATCGTCAAGACCTTCCCCGGGGTCAAGGCCCTGTCCGACGTCTCGCTGACCGTCGCCGAGGGCGAGGTGCACGCGGTCTGCGGGGAGAACGGGGCCGGCAAGTCGACCCTGATGAAGGTCCTCAGCGGCGTGCACCCGTACGGCAGTTACACGGGGGAGATCGTCTTCCGGGGTGAGCCCTGCGCCTTCAGGGACATCCGGGCCAGCGAGGCGCGCGGCATCGTCATCATCCACCAGGAACTCGCCCTGGTGCCCTACCTGTCCATCGCCGAGAACCTCTTCCTCGGCAACGAGCACGCGCGGCGCGGGGTGATCGACTGGAACGAGACGCTGAAGCACGCCGCCGCACTCCTCAGGCGGGTCGGCCTCGACGAGCGCCCGCAGACCCGGGTCGCCGACCTCGGCGTCGGAAAGCAGCAGCTCGTGGAGATCGCGAAAGCGCTCGCCAAGAAGGTACGGCTGCTGATCCTGGACGAACCGACGGCGGCGCTCAACGACGCGGACAGCGACCGGCTCATCCGGCTCATCAAGGAGCTGAAGGGCCAGGGCATCACCTCGATCATCATCTCGCACAAGCTGGGTGAGATCGCCGAGGTGGCCGACTCCGTCACCGTCATCCGGGACGGCCGCACGGTGGAGACCCTGGACGTGGCGGCGGAGTCCACCACCGAGGACCGGATCATCCGGGGCATGGTCGGCCGGGACCTGGACCACCGCTTCCCGCAGCGCACGGCGTACACCGGTGAGCCGGGCGCCCATCCGGCGCTGGAGATCCGGGGCTGGACGGTGCACCACCCGATCGACCAGCACCGCAAGGTCGTCGACGGGGTCACCGTCGAGGTCCGGCGGGGCGAGATCGTCGGGCTGGCCGGGCTGATGGGGGCGGGCCGCACCGAACTGGCGATGAGCGTCTTCGGCCGCTCCTACGGCCGCGACATCAGCGGCACCGTCCTCAAGGACGGCCGGGAGATCCGCACCCGCACGGTGCCCGAGGCCATCGGCCACGGCATCGCGTACGTCACCGAGGACCGCAAGCGCTACGGCCTCAACCTCATCGACACCATCGGCCGCAACATCACCCTGAGCGCCCTGGGCCGGGTGGGCCGGCGCGGCATCGTCGACGAGCACGAGGAGACCCGGGTCGCCGAGTCGTACCGGAAGTCGATGAACATCAAGGCGCCGACCGTCTTCGAGCAGGCCGGCCGGCTCTCCGGCGGCAACCAGCAGAAGGTCGTCCTCAGCAAGTGGATCTTCGCGGGTCCCGACGTGCTGATCCTGGACGAGCCGACCCGCGGTATCGACGTCGGCGCCAAGTACGAGATCTACACGGTCATCGACGAGCTCGCCGCCGAGGGCCGGGCGGTCCTCCTCATCTCCTCCGAACTGCCCGAGCTGCTGGGCATGTGCGACCGCGTCTACACGATGGCCGCCGGCCGTCTCACCGGCGAGGTCCCGCGCGCGGAGGCCACCCAGGAAGTCCTGATGCGCCACATGACCCGCGACAAGAGGTGA
- a CDS encoding NADP-dependent oxidoreductase: MSAALPTSGRAWHLVARPHGWPEASDFALREAPVNAPGEGRVLVRNLHFSVDPYMRGRMNDVKSYTPPFELDRPMDGGAVGEVIASNAEGLAVGDHVLHGKGWREYAEVPAEHAVKVDASVAPLSAYLGVLGMTGLTAYAGLFEVASFTEGDAVFVSGAAGAVGSQVGQMARIKGASRVIGSAGSDEKVELLTQEYGFDAAFNYKNGPVKDQLAEAAPDGIDVYFDNVGGEHLEAAISAFNVHGRATICGMIAQYNATEPSPAPRNLALVIGKRLRLQGMLVGDHSALQPQFVRDVAGWLSSGELKYRETKVEGIENGFDAFLGLMRGENTGKMIVSLDGSR; this comes from the coding sequence ATGTCTGCAGCACTTCCCACCTCCGGCCGAGCCTGGCACCTCGTCGCACGACCGCACGGCTGGCCCGAGGCCTCGGACTTCGCGTTGCGCGAGGCGCCGGTGAACGCCCCGGGTGAGGGCCGCGTCCTCGTGCGCAACCTGCACTTCTCGGTCGACCCGTACATGCGCGGACGGATGAACGACGTGAAGTCGTACACCCCGCCCTTCGAGCTCGACCGGCCCATGGACGGCGGCGCGGTCGGCGAGGTCATCGCCTCGAACGCCGAGGGCCTCGCCGTGGGCGACCACGTGCTGCACGGCAAGGGCTGGCGCGAGTACGCCGAGGTCCCCGCCGAGCACGCGGTGAAGGTGGACGCCTCGGTCGCCCCGCTCTCCGCCTACCTCGGCGTGCTCGGCATGACCGGACTCACCGCCTACGCCGGGCTGTTCGAGGTCGCCTCCTTCACGGAGGGTGACGCCGTCTTCGTCTCCGGCGCGGCCGGCGCGGTGGGCAGCCAGGTCGGCCAGATGGCGAGGATCAAGGGCGCTTCGCGGGTCATCGGCTCCGCGGGCTCCGACGAGAAGGTCGAGCTCCTCACCCAGGAGTACGGATTCGACGCGGCGTTCAACTACAAGAACGGCCCCGTCAAGGACCAGCTCGCAGAAGCCGCCCCGGACGGCATCGACGTCTACTTCGACAACGTCGGCGGGGAGCACCTGGAGGCCGCGATCTCCGCGTTCAACGTGCACGGCCGCGCCACCATCTGCGGCATGATCGCGCAGTACAACGCCACCGAGCCGAGCCCCGCCCCGCGCAACCTCGCCCTCGTCATCGGCAAGCGGCTGCGTCTTCAGGGCATGCTCGTCGGCGACCACTCCGCGCTCCAGCCGCAGTTCGTCCGCGACGTGGCCGGCTGGCTGTCCTCCGGTGAGCTCAAGTACCGCGAGACGAAGGTCGAGGGCATCGAGAACGGCTTCGACGCGTTCCTGGGCCTGATGCGCGGAGAGAATACGGGGAAGATGATCGTCTCCCTCGACGGCAGCCGATAG
- a CDS encoding sensor histidine kinase — translation MAARGLALGTILQHLVDTATALAGARYGALTLLDRDRRRVTDLFTHGMTEDERQALAGLPETHAGVVGALAEDPRPLRLRDLTADPRSCGVPAGHPRTHTFAGAPVQVRDEVLGSLCVTGKESGDDFTDTDLALLRLLASQAGAAIRGAHLYEAARQRAHWIEGAAAVTQALLAGTGTTDALMTVAERARVLAGAAAGVILQPTADGGMEIVAASTRDDPAGLVGTVIEPGAPVLVQLLGGEGVFLDDSATDPRMTTHVRSRFGPSMMLPLQSGGRLIGTLALPRRRGERLYTEAERQLASQFASQAALAMVMADARQYREQLAVYEDRDRIARDLHDLVVQRLFATEMMLESTRRKDTSGDEETAGLLARAVDELDSTIQEVRTAIFALQQPPADVPATFRGRVLRETGGAAGALGFQPSVHFTGAVDTLVPDPVAEELLAVLRGALATAHRRAEVSAVEVEVDATARLPDGRDAVRLVVADDGRTPGGTRSPTVIWQAPL, via the coding sequence GTGGCCGCGCGCGGTCTCGCACTGGGGACCATCCTCCAGCACCTCGTGGACACCGCCACGGCGCTGGCAGGCGCCCGTTACGGCGCGCTGACCCTCCTGGACCGGGACCGCCGCCGGGTCACCGACCTGTTCACCCACGGCATGACCGAGGACGAGCGCCAGGCCCTCGCGGGGCTCCCGGAGACGCACGCGGGAGTGGTGGGGGCCCTCGCCGAGGACCCCCGGCCGCTGCGTCTGCGCGATCTGACGGCCGATCCGCGCTCCTGCGGGGTCCCTGCCGGGCACCCCCGGACGCACACGTTCGCGGGCGCTCCCGTCCAGGTGCGCGACGAGGTGCTCGGCAGCCTCTGCGTCACCGGGAAGGAGTCCGGGGACGACTTCACGGACACGGATCTGGCTCTGCTCCGGCTGCTGGCCTCCCAGGCGGGCGCGGCGATCCGCGGCGCCCATCTGTACGAGGCGGCCCGGCAGCGGGCCCACTGGATCGAGGGGGCCGCGGCCGTCACCCAGGCACTGCTGGCCGGTACCGGTACGACGGACGCGCTGATGACCGTCGCCGAGCGGGCCCGGGTGCTCGCCGGAGCGGCGGCGGGGGTGATCCTCCAGCCGACCGCGGACGGCGGGATGGAGATCGTGGCCGCCTCCACCCGCGACGATCCGGCGGGTCTGGTCGGCACCGTCATCGAGCCCGGCGCCCCGGTCCTGGTCCAGCTGCTGGGCGGTGAGGGTGTCTTCCTGGACGACTCGGCGACCGATCCCCGGATGACGACCCATGTACGGTCCCGGTTCGGGCCGAGCATGATGCTGCCGTTGCAGAGCGGCGGGCGGCTCATCGGCACCCTCGCCCTGCCCAGAAGGCGCGGAGAGCGCCTCTACACCGAGGCGGAACGGCAGCTCGCCTCGCAGTTCGCCTCGCAGGCCGCGCTGGCCATGGTGATGGCCGACGCCCGGCAGTACCGGGAGCAGCTCGCGGTCTACGAGGACCGCGACCGGATCGCCCGCGACCTGCACGACCTCGTGGTCCAGCGGCTGTTCGCGACGGAGATGATGCTGGAGTCCACCCGGCGCAAGGACACCTCGGGGGACGAGGAGACGGCCGGACTGCTCGCCCGGGCCGTCGACGAGCTGGACTCCACCATCCAGGAGGTCCGGACCGCGATCTTCGCGTTGCAGCAGCCTCCGGCCGACGTCCCCGCCACGTTCCGCGGCCGGGTGCTGCGCGAGACGGGTGGCGCGGCGGGGGCGCTCGGTTTCCAGCCGTCGGTGCACTTCACGGGGGCGGTGGACACCCTGGTCCCGGACCCGGTGGCCGAGGAGTTGCTCGCGGTGCTGCGCGGGGCGCTGGCCACCGCGCACCGGCGGGCGGAGGTCTCGGCCGTCGAGGTGGAGGTGGACGCGACGGCGCGGCTGCCCGACGGGCGGGACGCGGTACGTCTGGTGGTCGCCGACGACGGGCGCACCCCGGGCGGCACCCGGTCGCCGACCGTCATCTGGCAGGCGCCGCTCTGA
- the chvE gene encoding multiple monosaccharide ABC transporter substrate-binding protein, which translates to MRITRATAAATAVALSLVLAACGQNGEGGGKQEKKGGKGSTVGIAMPTKSSERWIADGRNMAAEFEKLGYKTDLQYGEDDVDQQVSQIENMITKGVDVLVVAAIDGRALGDVLHQAGEQGVRVISYDRLILGTEDVAYYASFDNEKVGELQAGYIVEKLGLKDGSAEGPFNVELFAGSPDDNNTRYFFSGAWKVLKPYIDGKQIVVRSKQTRLDQITTLRWDGGAAQRRMDDLLTSAYSSADVDAVLSPYDGISIGVISALKSDGYGTAAKPYPVVTGQDAEVASVKSIIAGQQTQTVYKDTRALAKQAVQMADAVLNGKKPEVNDTTTYDNEKKVVPAFLLDPVSVDRSNYRATLVDSGYIKESDLT; encoded by the coding sequence ATGCGCATCACACGAGCCACGGCAGCGGCGACCGCCGTCGCACTCTCCCTCGTCCTCGCCGCCTGCGGGCAGAACGGCGAGGGCGGCGGCAAACAGGAGAAGAAGGGCGGGAAGGGCTCCACCGTCGGCATCGCGATGCCGACCAAGTCGTCGGAGCGCTGGATCGCCGACGGCCGGAACATGGCCGCGGAGTTCGAGAAGCTGGGCTACAAGACCGACCTCCAGTACGGCGAGGACGACGTCGACCAGCAGGTCTCCCAGATCGAGAACATGATCACCAAGGGGGTGGACGTCCTGGTGGTCGCGGCGATCGACGGCCGCGCGCTGGGCGATGTACTGCACCAGGCGGGCGAGCAGGGCGTGCGGGTCATCTCCTACGACCGGCTGATCCTGGGCACCGAGGACGTCGCGTACTACGCCTCGTTCGACAACGAGAAGGTCGGTGAGCTCCAGGCCGGGTACATCGTCGAGAAGCTGGGACTCAAGGACGGCAGTGCCGAGGGGCCGTTCAACGTCGAGCTGTTCGCCGGGTCGCCGGACGACAACAACACCCGTTACTTCTTCTCCGGCGCCTGGAAGGTCCTCAAGCCCTACATCGACGGGAAGCAGATCGTCGTCCGCTCGAAGCAGACCAGGCTGGACCAGATCACCACCCTGCGCTGGGACGGCGGCGCCGCCCAGAGGCGCATGGACGACCTGCTGACCAGTGCCTACTCCTCGGCCGACGTGGACGCGGTGCTCTCCCCGTACGACGGCATCTCGATCGGCGTCATCTCGGCGCTCAAGTCGGACGGGTACGGCACGGCGGCCAAGCCCTACCCGGTGGTCACCGGGCAGGACGCCGAGGTCGCCTCGGTGAAGTCGATCATCGCGGGACAGCAGACCCAGACGGTCTACAAGGACACCCGGGCGCTCGCCAAGCAGGCGGTGCAGATGGCCGACGCGGTGCTGAACGGCAAGAAGCCCGAGGTCAACGACACCACCACGTACGACAACGAGAAGAAGGTGGTACCGGCCTTCCTGCTGGACCCGGTGAGCGTGGACCGGTCCAACTACCGGGCCACGCTGGTGGACTCCGGATACATCAAGGAGAGCGACCTCACGTGA
- a CDS encoding MarR family winged helix-turn-helix transcriptional regulator translates to MAIPRTDPLTLDVIELIGDVVARYHEEYDRAAATHALTGAQARVLALLSLEPMPMRKVAHRLKCEPSNVTGIVDRLELRGLVERRPDPADRRVKLAAATAEGVRTARRLRDALDFAREPLAELTKAERGLLRDLLRRVLDA, encoded by the coding sequence ATGGCCATCCCGCGCACGGACCCGCTGACCCTGGACGTCATAGAACTGATCGGTGACGTCGTGGCCCGCTACCACGAGGAGTACGACCGGGCCGCCGCCACGCACGCGCTGACCGGTGCGCAGGCCAGGGTTCTCGCTCTCCTGTCCCTCGAACCGATGCCCATGCGCAAGGTCGCCCACCGGTTGAAGTGCGAGCCCTCCAACGTCACCGGGATCGTCGACCGGCTGGAGCTCCGCGGCCTGGTGGAGCGGCGCCCGGACCCGGCCGACCGCCGGGTCAAGCTGGCCGCCGCCACCGCGGAGGGCGTCCGCACGGCCCGGCGGCTGCGGGACGCCCTGGACTTCGCCCGGGAACCCCTCGCGGAGCTCACCAAGGCCGAGCGGGGCCTCCTGCGTGACCTGCTGCGCCGGGTGCTGGACGCCTGA
- a CDS encoding acyl-CoA synthetase — MTPLLPALDETSGRTDSPEAVRFGGHALTYAELAGASAALAARIAGAGRVAVWATPTVRTVVAVVAALRAGVPAVPLNPRTGARELAHILADSTPSLVLAGAGEELPAALDGPARIDVDPAARAQGSFPEPPAESPALVVYTSGTTGPPKGAVLPRRAVAASLDALEDAWEWTAGDVLVHALPLFHVHGLVLGVLGPLRRGGSVRHLGRFSPEGVARELLSGGTMLFGVPTMYHRLAGALDGPEDSGELRKALAGARLLVSGSAALPVHDHERITAATGRRVVERYGMTETLMNTGVRADGAPRAGTVGPPLAGVEVRLVEEDGTVLEDAGALGEIQVRGPNLFTGYLNRPEATAAAFTGDGFFRTGDMATVDPDGYVRIVGRKATDLIKSGGYKIGAGEIENALLEHPGVREAAVTGEPDPDLGERIVAWVVPSDAGSPPTREELADHVAALLAPHKRPRVVRLLDALPRNDLGKIMKRSLGV; from the coding sequence GTGACCCCTCTGCTGCCCGCACTTGACGAGACATCCGGCCGCACGGACTCCCCGGAGGCCGTCCGGTTCGGCGGACATGCCCTGACCTACGCCGAGTTGGCCGGCGCGTCCGCCGCCCTGGCCGCGCGGATCGCCGGGGCCGGGCGGGTGGCCGTCTGGGCCACCCCCACCGTCCGGACGGTGGTCGCGGTGGTGGCCGCGCTCCGGGCCGGCGTACCGGCCGTGCCCCTGAATCCGAGGACGGGTGCCCGGGAACTCGCGCACATCCTCGCCGACAGCACCCCCTCGCTGGTGCTGGCCGGGGCGGGCGAGGAGCTTCCGGCCGCGCTGGACGGGCCGGCCCGCATCGACGTGGACCCGGCGGCGCGGGCGCAGGGATCCTTCCCCGAGCCTCCCGCCGAGTCCCCCGCGCTGGTCGTGTACACCTCCGGCACCACGGGCCCGCCGAAGGGCGCGGTGCTGCCGCGCCGGGCGGTCGCCGCCTCGCTGGACGCGCTGGAGGACGCCTGGGAATGGACGGCCGGCGACGTGCTGGTCCACGCCCTGCCGCTGTTCCATGTGCACGGGCTGGTCCTGGGGGTGCTGGGCCCGCTGCGCCGGGGCGGATCGGTGCGCCATCTCGGCCGGTTCTCCCCCGAGGGCGTGGCCCGGGAGCTGCTGTCCGGGGGCACGATGCTCTTCGGTGTCCCGACGATGTACCACCGGCTGGCCGGGGCGCTCGACGGACCGGAGGACTCCGGGGAGCTGCGGAAGGCGCTGGCGGGCGCCCGGCTGCTGGTCTCGGGGTCGGCGGCGCTCCCGGTCCACGACCACGAGCGGATCACGGCGGCCACCGGGCGCCGGGTCGTCGAGCGGTACGGGATGACGGAGACCCTGATGAACACCGGGGTGCGGGCCGACGGAGCCCCGCGCGCCGGGACGGTCGGCCCGCCGCTGGCCGGTGTGGAGGTGCGGCTCGTCGAGGAGGACGGCACCGTGCTGGAGGACGCCGGGGCCCTCGGCGAGATCCAGGTGCGCGGCCCGAACCTCTTCACCGGCTATCTGAACCGCCCCGAGGCGACGGCCGCCGCCTTCACCGGGGACGGGTTCTTCCGCACGGGCGACATGGCGACGGTCGACCCCGACGGCTACGTGAGGATCGTCGGGCGCAAGGCCACCGATCTGATCAAGAGCGGCGGCTACAAGATCGGCGCGGGCGAGATCGAGAACGCGCTGCTGGAGCACCCCGGCGTACGCGAGGCGGCCGTCACCGGGGAGCCGGACCCGGACCTGGGCGAGCGGATCGTGGCCTGGGTGGTGCCCTCCGACGCCGGATCGCCCCCCACCCGAGAGGAGTTGGCGGACCATGTGGCGGCCCTGCTGGCCCCGCACAAACGCCCGCGCGTGGTCCGGCTGCTCGACGCGCTGCCCCGCAACGACCTGGGCAAGATCATGAAGAGGTCGCTCGGTGTCTGA